The following proteins are encoded in a genomic region of Gossypium hirsutum isolate 1008001.06 chromosome D05, Gossypium_hirsutum_v2.1, whole genome shotgun sequence:
- the LOC107902371 gene encoding uncharacterized protein: MAVNHLESRGKLPSQTEPNPRQNASAITLRSGKVLEIVLDKRRLAKDKKENEEKRILETFRKVEVNISLLDAIKQIRRYSEFLKELCTSKRRLIGNERVNVGENVSAVLQKKVPPKYKDQGMFAISCEMGNLGIKKALCNLEASINVIPYSIYKLINAGPLKEIGVIIQLANRSVVYPEGLLEDVLVKVNELVFPADFYIINMEDDNSSNFSDILLGRPFLSNASVKIDVRSGTLTMEFDGKIVKFNVYKAMGHPNSLLNISSIDIMDCLTQPYFKYHDFDELETVFYRNIDMDVLNHLEELAIIEEPLREIVNHH, translated from the exons ATGGCAGTTAATCATTTGGAATCTAGAGGTAAATTACCTTCCCAGACAGAGCCGAATCCTCGGCAGAATGCAAGTGCAATAACTCTTCGTAGCGGAAAAGTTTTGGAAATAGTTCTAGATAAAA GGAGGCTTGCAAAGGATAAGAAAGAGAATGAGGAAAAAAGAATTCTCGAAACATTCAGGAAGGTGGAGGTAAATATCTCGTTGCTCGATGCTATCAAACAAATCCGTCGTTATTCAGAATTCCTCAAGGAATTGTGTACTAGCAAGAGGAGGTTAATAGGTAACGAAAGAGTAAATGTAGGAGAAAATGTCTCCGCAGTACTGCAAAAGAAAGTTCCGCCCAAATAcaaggaccaaggtatgtttgcTATTTCCTGTGAGATGGGTAATCTAGGCATTAAGAAAGCCTTGTGCAATTTAGAGGCTTCCATTAATGTTATTCCTTATTCTATTTATAAGTTGATTAACGCGGGTCCTTTAAAAGAGATAGGAGTAATAATCCAGTTGGCGAACAGGTCAGTCGTCTATCCCGAAGGGTTGCTTGAAGACGTCCTTGTTAAAGTTAACGAATTAGTTTTCCCTGCAGATTTCTACATTATTAATATGGAGGACGATAATTCAAGTAATTTTTCTGACATTTTGCTTGGAAGGCCTTTCCTAAGTAACGCAAGCGTAAAAATTGACGTTCGGAGTGGAACACTGACAATGGAGTTTGATGGCAAAATCGTGAAATTCAACGTCTACAAAGCTATGGGTCATCCTAACTCACTATTAAATATTTCTAGTATCGATATTATGGATTGTTTAACTCAACCATATTTCAAATATCATGACTTTGATGAGTTGGAAACTGTCTTTTACAGAAACATTGACATGGATGTTTTAAATCATCTCGAGGAATTAGCAATTATAGAAGAACCGTTGCGAGAAATTGTCAACCATCATTGA